A genomic segment from Campylobacter concisus encodes:
- a CDS encoding ankyrin repeat domain-containing protein, producing MKKVVFFLFFSVCSLINLHALECSDLAKKESFKTTPNDLAYTDEGLFYCDGSLLNLKEVKELFEASVAVRSESQSCVGDRVYKENLNKLRWLLLKASFAPELYQKELAKPEIAEGEKDARMEYLRYWANESLFNFLKYKKFLEAYKNAQTPLVKFYESLGLDTPGAAYYATSVVNEFLTFGVGKNVNKAKILTPEQNMMAQRINSDELANLLYSKNFSTAELTNLLNIALLNEKSSDMIKEIIRRGADVNLGDETPLFFALKNIENVKILLANKADVNHKNFFGKSVLFYAVQFSDKPLCELLLKNGANANDSYIDENAKMNMINLGMTQVEDTCGLEHTNRSVFMHAAAHATPEILKLLIDNGADINATDDAGFNALDYAMKEQNENTIKFLENLGLKPNFN from the coding sequence ATGAAAAAAGTAGTTTTTTTTCTCTTTTTTAGCGTTTGTTCTTTGATAAATTTACACGCTTTAGAGTGCAGTGATCTTGCCAAAAAAGAGAGCTTTAAAACTACTCCAAACGATCTTGCTTACACGGATGAGGGGCTATTTTACTGTGATGGCTCACTTTTAAACTTAAAAGAGGTGAAAGAGCTTTTTGAGGCGAGTGTGGCTGTGAGAAGTGAGTCTCAAAGTTGCGTTGGTGATAGAGTTTATAAAGAAAATTTAAACAAGCTTAGATGGCTTTTGCTAAAAGCGTCATTCGCACCTGAGCTTTATCAAAAAGAGCTTGCAAAGCCAGAGATTGCAGAGGGTGAAAAAGACGCTAGAATGGAGTATCTTAGATACTGGGCAAACGAGAGCTTGTTTAATTTTTTAAAATATAAAAAATTTTTAGAAGCTTACAAAAACGCTCAAACTCCGCTTGTAAAATTTTATGAAAGCCTGGGACTTGATACGCCAGGTGCTGCTTACTACGCAACTAGCGTGGTAAATGAGTTTTTGACTTTTGGCGTTGGTAAAAATGTAAATAAAGCTAAAATTTTAACACCTGAGCAAAACATGATGGCACAAAGGATAAATTCTGATGAGCTGGCAAATTTGCTCTACTCGAAAAATTTTAGTACTGCTGAGCTTACAAATTTGCTTAATATCGCACTTTTAAACGAAAAAAGTAGCGACATGATAAAAGAGATCATAAGGCGTGGGGCCGATGTGAATTTGGGTGATGAGACACCGTTATTTTTTGCTTTAAAAAATATAGAAAATGTAAAAATTTTACTTGCAAATAAAGCCGATGTAAATCACAAAAATTTCTTTGGAAAAAGTGTACTTTTTTATGCTGTGCAGTTTAGCGATAAGCCACTTTGTGAGCTTTTGCTAAAAAATGGTGCCAATGCCAACGATAGCTACATAGATGAAAATGCCAAGATGAATATGATAAATTTGGGTATGACGCAGGTTGAAGATACATGCGGTCTAGAGCATACAAATAGAAGCGTTTTTATGCATGCAGCAGCTCACGCAACGCCAGAAATTTTAAAACTTTTAATAGATAATGGCGCTGATATCAATGCCACTGATGACGCTGGGTTTAATGCGCTTGACTATGCCATGAAAGAACAAAACGAAAATACGATCAAATTTTTAGAAAATTTGGGTTTAAAACCAAATTTCAATTAG
- a CDS encoding Na+/H+ antiporter NhaC family protein, translated as MRQILLLLFFSVALFGVDPEVAKRNAEIYGVFTLIPPVVAIALAFITKDVILSLFIGVFSGTFLINIINENIFMGIVKGFTGIVSRVVESMADKTDSGILLQVLCIGGVVALITKMGGTKAVALWLSKKAKSGISAQISTWLMGIFVFFDDYANALIVGPIMRPISDKFKISREKLAFIIDATAAPIAGIAIISTWVGLEVSLIEKGYELVGETGINAYSIFIETIPYRFYNLFILFFIVCTALMQREYGPMLLAERRARKGELHSGKTQIQDLEDKTLEPKEGVKLSAANAVVPLLVLVIGAFTSFYFSGLAALEGDALKNALANPLSFSTFKDTFGAADSATSLFQAALLASIVAITMGVWRKIFDVKEAISTWVKGWKTMIITVVILLLAWSLSAVIKELGTSRYLVDLLSSSTPKFILPVAVFILGSFISFSTGTSYGTMGILMPLAIPLAYAVGKNYGLEGDAMHAYMIVNISGVLTGAIFGDHCSPISDTTILSSMGAGCNHIDHVSTQMVYALSVCVVCVLVGYLPVALGLSVWIALPCGFLAIWALVRFVGKKVEA; from the coding sequence GTGAGACAAATTTTATTATTACTTTTTTTTAGCGTTGCGCTTTTTGGTGTCGATCCAGAAGTGGCAAAGAGAAACGCTGAAATTTATGGCGTATTTACGCTTATACCACCTGTTGTGGCAATAGCACTTGCTTTTATCACAAAAGACGTTATATTGTCGTTATTTATAGGTGTTTTTAGCGGAACATTTCTCATAAATATCATCAATGAAAACATCTTTATGGGTATCGTAAAAGGCTTTACCGGCATCGTTTCAAGGGTCGTTGAATCAATGGCTGATAAGACTGATTCAGGTATTTTGCTTCAAGTGCTTTGTATCGGCGGTGTGGTCGCACTCATCACAAAGATGGGTGGCACAAAGGCGGTTGCTCTTTGGCTTAGCAAAAAGGCAAAAAGCGGTATTTCAGCTCAAATTTCAACGTGGCTCATGGGAATTTTTGTATTTTTCGATGACTACGCAAATGCCCTAATAGTAGGTCCAATTATGAGACCAATAAGCGATAAATTTAAAATAAGCCGCGAAAAGCTAGCTTTTATTATAGATGCTACTGCAGCACCGATCGCTGGTATTGCTATCATCTCGACATGGGTTGGTCTTGAGGTTTCACTCATCGAAAAGGGCTATGAGCTAGTTGGAGAGACTGGCATTAATGCTTATTCTATATTTATCGAGACAATTCCATATAGATTTTATAACCTTTTTATACTGTTTTTTATAGTTTGTACCGCCTTGATGCAACGTGAATACGGCCCAATGCTATTAGCTGAAAGACGTGCCAGAAAAGGTGAACTTCACTCAGGCAAAACTCAAATCCAAGATCTTGAAGATAAAACACTTGAGCCAAAAGAGGGTGTAAAACTAAGTGCTGCAAATGCTGTTGTGCCACTTCTTGTGCTGGTCATTGGCGCATTTACTAGTTTTTATTTTAGCGGCCTTGCTGCACTTGAGGGTGATGCTCTTAAAAATGCACTTGCTAATCCGCTTTCATTTTCTACTTTTAAAGATACTTTTGGCGCAGCAGACTCAGCTACATCGCTATTTCAAGCAGCACTACTTGCTAGTATCGTAGCTATCACAATGGGCGTTTGGCGTAAAATTTTTGACGTAAAAGAGGCTATCAGTACATGGGTAAAGGGCTGGAAGACTATGATAATTACGGTTGTCATTTTACTTCTTGCATGGAGCCTTAGTGCTGTTATCAAAGAGCTTGGCACATCAAGATATCTGGTTGATCTATTAAGCTCTTCAACACCTAAATTTATATTGCCAGTTGCTGTTTTTATCCTTGGTTCGTTTATTAGCTTCTCGACTGGAACGAGCTATGGCACGATGGGAATTTTAATGCCTCTAGCTATCCCGTTAGCTTATGCGGTCGGCAAAAACTACGGACTAGAGGGTGATGCGATGCATGCATATATGATCGTAAATATCTCAGGCGTACTTACAGGTGCGATCTTTGGCGATCACTGCTCACCGATCTCGGATACTACGATACTTTCATCAATGGGTGCAGGATGTAATCATATCGATCACGTATCGACTCAAATGGTCTATGCGCTTAGCGTTTGTGTGGTTTGTGTGCTAGTTGGCTACTTGCCAGTTGCACTTGGTCTTAGCGTTTGGATCGCACTTCCTTGCGGATTTTTAGCGATTTGGGCACTAGTTAGATTTGTTGGAAAGAAAGTAGAAGCATAA
- a CDS encoding SDR family NAD(P)-dependent oxidoreductase: protein MKKTAFVTGATSGFGEAIARRLSKEGYKIVALARREDRLKKLATELGDTHIIVADIRDKEAVFKAVESLPDKFKDIEVLVNNAGMALGLEKTIDAKVEDFEAMIDTNVKGLIYSTKAVLPLLYKQEKGYIFNIGSTAGSWPYPGSNVYGATKAFVKQFSLNLRNDLVGTNIRVTNIEPGLCKTEFSEVRFRGDKAKADSLYENTNFITSEDIATILVNCLNMPGSVNINRVEVMANTQTWAGLAIEKF, encoded by the coding sequence ATGAAAAAGACAGCTTTTGTAACTGGTGCAACATCTGGATTTGGCGAGGCGATCGCCAGAAGACTCTCAAAAGAGGGCTACAAGATAGTCGCTCTTGCAAGGCGAGAAGATAGGCTAAAGAAGCTTGCAACAGAGCTTGGCGATACGCATATTATCGTAGCTGACATACGCGACAAAGAGGCTGTTTTTAAGGCGGTAGAGAGCCTACCTGATAAATTTAAGGATATCGAAGTGCTTGTAAATAACGCTGGTATGGCACTTGGGCTTGAAAAGACGATAGATGCGAAGGTGGAGGACTTTGAGGCGATGATAGACACTAACGTCAAGGGTCTTATCTACTCGACGAAGGCGGTTTTGCCACTACTTTATAAGCAAGAAAAGGGCTATATCTTTAATATTGGTTCGACAGCTGGCTCATGGCCATATCCTGGAAGCAACGTTTACGGCGCTACAAAGGCCTTTGTAAAGCAGTTTAGTTTAAATTTAAGAAACGATCTAGTCGGTACAAATATCAGGGTGACAAACATCGAGCCTGGGCTTTGTAAGACCGAATTTAGCGAGGTTAGATTTAGAGGAGATAAGGCAAAAGCGGATAGTCTTTATGAAAATACAAATTTCATCACATCTGAGGATATCGCGACGATTTTGGTAAATTGTCTAAATATGCCTGGAAGTGTCAATATAAACAGAGTCGAAGTCATGGCAAATACGCAGACTTGGGCTGGGCTTGCGATAGAAAAATTTTAA
- a CDS encoding bifunctional aconitate hydratase 2/2-methylisocitrate dehydratase has protein sequence MSFFTDYEKHVSEREKEGVPPLALNAKQTSEVCELIKLANKSSGDEKAQSELKFLISLLETRINPGVDDAAKIKANFLGEVIDGLAVSGLDAMRAIKILGKMLGGYNVEILVRALKNSDETIASTAANELKNIILVHEYFDEIVKLSSNNKFAKEVLVSWANAEWFTHKKPIEACINAVVFKVPGETNTDDLSPASEAYTRADIPLHAKAMLVKKMPEGLEILKELKTRGKKVAYVGDVVGTGSSRKSGINSIQWHLGDEIEGVPNKKTGGIVIGTTIAPIFFNTAEDSGAMPIVANVNELEMGDEIEIYPFKGEIYKLIGGEKKLVTNFKLSPNTLSDEIRAGGRIPLMIGRQVTKKAREALGLGEEQIFIKPDQPKEQSGGYTLAQKMVGKACGVAGVRAGAYVEPEILTVGSQDTTGPMTRDEIKELASLSFGADFVLQSFCHTAAYPKPSDLVMHESLPKFINLRGGVSLKPGDGVIHSWLNRMVLPDTVGTGGDSHTRFPIGISFPAGSGLVAFAAVLGMMPLNMPESVLIKFKGELKEGVTLRDLVNAIPYFAIKKGLLSVEKKDKKNIFAGKNLEIEGLENLKVEQAFELSDASAERSAAACVVNLSVDSVVEYVRSNVALIDAMIKAGYESRETLLRRKEKMQKWIENPTLLRADKDAKYAEILEIDLSQIDEPILACPNDPDDVATLSEILADNKRVHKIDEVFVGSCMTNIGHYRALARILEHESKLTTRLWIAPPTKMDKSTLENEGVYEIFKRLNARTEVPGCSLCMGNQARVNDNAVVFSTSTRNFDNRMGMGAKVYLGSAELAAVCALLGRLPSVDEYKKIVKDSLSLNKDEIYKYLNFNEISEFSI, from the coding sequence ATGAGCTTTTTTACCGACTACGAAAAACACGTGAGCGAGCGAGAAAAAGAGGGCGTGCCACCGCTTGCGCTAAATGCCAAGCAAACAAGTGAAGTTTGCGAGCTAATAAAGCTTGCCAACAAGTCTAGTGGTGACGAAAAGGCGCAAAGCGAGCTAAAATTTCTTATAAGTTTGCTTGAAACTCGTATCAACCCCGGCGTTGATGACGCTGCAAAGATAAAGGCAAACTTTCTTGGCGAAGTGATAGATGGGCTTGCTGTTAGCGGTCTTGACGCTATGCGTGCCATTAAAATTTTAGGCAAGATGCTTGGCGGATATAACGTGGAAATTCTGGTGCGAGCTCTAAAAAATAGCGACGAAACTATCGCAAGCACTGCTGCAAATGAGCTAAAAAATATCATCCTGGTGCATGAGTATTTTGACGAGATAGTAAAACTAAGCAGCAACAATAAATTTGCAAAAGAGGTGCTTGTTTCTTGGGCAAATGCAGAGTGGTTTACGCATAAAAAGCCAATTGAAGCCTGTATAAATGCTGTCGTTTTTAAGGTACCAGGTGAGACAAACACAGATGATCTAAGTCCAGCGAGCGAGGCCTACACAAGGGCTGACATACCACTTCACGCAAAAGCAATGCTTGTAAAAAAGATGCCTGAGGGTCTAGAAATTTTAAAAGAGCTTAAAACTCGTGGTAAAAAAGTGGCGTATGTTGGCGACGTGGTTGGCACTGGCAGCAGTAGAAAGAGCGGTATAAACTCAATTCAGTGGCATTTGGGCGATGAGATAGAGGGTGTGCCAAACAAAAAAACGGGCGGCATCGTGATCGGCACGACCATAGCTCCGATATTTTTTAACACCGCGGAAGACAGCGGTGCAATGCCAATAGTAGCAAATGTAAATGAGCTTGAGATGGGCGATGAGATAGAAATTTATCCATTTAAAGGCGAAATTTATAAGCTTATTGGCGGCGAGAAAAAGCTCGTGACAAATTTCAAGCTAAGCCCAAACACACTAAGCGATGAGATAAGAGCGGGTGGCAGGATACCGCTTATGATAGGACGCCAAGTGACCAAGAAGGCCAGAGAGGCTCTAGGGCTTGGCGAGGAGCAAATTTTTATAAAGCCGGATCAGCCAAAAGAGCAGAGCGGTGGCTACACGCTGGCTCAGAAGATGGTTGGCAAGGCTTGCGGTGTAGCTGGCGTTAGGGCTGGAGCTTACGTGGAGCCAGAAATTTTAACTGTTGGCTCGCAAGATACGACTGGGCCGATGACTAGAGATGAGATCAAAGAGCTTGCCAGCCTTAGTTTTGGGGCGGATTTTGTTCTGCAGAGCTTTTGCCACACGGCCGCTTATCCAAAGCCAAGTGATCTTGTGATGCATGAGAGCTTGCCAAAATTTATAAATTTACGTGGCGGTGTGAGTCTAAAACCGGGCGATGGCGTCATCCACTCGTGGCTAAATCGCATGGTACTGCCTGATACGGTTGGCACTGGCGGCGATAGCCACACGAGATTTCCTATTGGTATCAGCTTTCCAGCGGGCAGCGGCCTAGTGGCGTTTGCAGCGGTGCTTGGCATGATGCCGCTAAATATGCCAGAGTCAGTTTTGATCAAATTTAAAGGCGAGCTAAAAGAGGGCGTGACACTTCGCGATCTTGTCAATGCGATACCTTATTTTGCGATTAAAAAAGGGCTTTTAAGCGTTGAAAAGAAAGATAAAAAGAATATTTTTGCAGGTAAAAATTTAGAGATAGAAGGGCTTGAGAACTTAAAAGTAGAGCAGGCATTTGAACTAAGTGACGCTTCGGCTGAACGCTCGGCGGCTGCTTGCGTGGTAAATTTAAGCGTTGATAGCGTTGTGGAGTACGTTCGCTCAAACGTTGCGCTAATTGACGCGATGATAAAAGCTGGTTACGAGAGCCGTGAGACCCTGCTTAGACGAAAAGAAAAAATGCAAAAATGGATTGAAAATCCAACTCTTTTAAGAGCTGATAAAGATGCAAAATACGCTGAAATTTTGGAGATTGATTTATCGCAGATAGATGAGCCGATTTTGGCGTGTCCAAATGACCCAGACGATGTGGCAACGCTAAGTGAAATTTTAGCTGATAACAAAAGAGTGCATAAAATTGATGAAGTTTTTGTGGGAAGCTGTATGACAAATATCGGCCATTATAGAGCACTTGCTAGAATTTTGGAGCATGAGAGCAAGCTTACAACTAGGCTTTGGATAGCACCGCCGACAAAGATGGATAAAAGCACACTTGAAAATGAGGGTGTTTATGAAATTTTTAAAAGATTAAATGCAAGGACAGAGGTACCAGGCTGTTCGCTTTGTATGGGCAATCAAGCAAGAGTTAATGACAATGCCGTTGTCTTTTCTACCTCAACCAGAAATTTTGATAACAGAATGGGCATGGGCGCGAAGGTCTATCTAGGAAGTGCCGAGCTAGCCGCCGTCTGTGCGCTACTCGGGCGCTTACCAAGTGTAGATGAATATAAAAAGATAGTAAAAGATAGTCTTAGCTTAAATAAAGATGAAATTTATAAATATCTAAATTTTAATGAAATAAGCGAGTTTAGTATATAA
- the trmA gene encoding tRNA (uridine(54)-C5)-methyltransferase TrmA, whose protein sequence is MDCNYLKECGSCTLFTPYDEQILFKTDLIKQKFLEFYDGEFDVFSSTPKHYRTRAEFGIWHEGTKLCYTMHASEKGKKVFIDDCPKVCEQISELMPNLLYSLQESEILRAKLFGVEFISCKSGILVTLLYHKRLDGEFEVAMKILANKLNITILARSRGQKLLSGELNLIDELDVGGEIYKFSLSENAFIQPNRAVNEKMIAWAKECVQGGADLLELYCGHGNFTIPLSFKFNNVLATEISKSSIANAFKNCELNKAKNIKFLRMDADELMSAFTGVREFNRLKDINLSDFNFSHVLVDPPRAGLSESVVNFIKNFKNIIYISCNPETLKENLKELCKSHKVIKFAIFDQFANTHHIECGVLLRAKE, encoded by the coding sequence TTGGATTGCAATTATTTAAAAGAGTGCGGCTCTTGCACTCTTTTTACTCCTTACGATGAGCAAATTTTATTTAAAACTGATCTTATAAAACAAAAATTTTTAGAGTTTTATGATGGTGAGTTTGATGTTTTTAGCTCAACACCAAAGCACTACCGCACAAGGGCTGAATTTGGCATTTGGCATGAAGGCACAAAGCTTTGCTATACCATGCATGCAAGCGAAAAGGGCAAAAAGGTCTTTATAGATGATTGTCCAAAGGTTTGCGAGCAAATTTCAGAGCTTATGCCAAACTTACTTTACAGCTTACAAGAGAGTGAAATACTACGCGCAAAGCTTTTTGGAGTGGAATTTATCTCTTGTAAAAGTGGTATTTTGGTCACACTTCTTTATCATAAAAGGCTTGATGGCGAGTTTGAGGTGGCTATGAAAATTTTAGCTAACAAGCTTAATATCACTATACTTGCCAGATCTCGCGGGCAAAAGCTACTAAGTGGTGAGCTAAATTTGATCGATGAGCTAGATGTTGGCGGTGAAATTTATAAATTTAGCCTAAGTGAGAATGCCTTTATCCAGCCAAATAGAGCCGTAAATGAAAAGATGATAGCTTGGGCAAAGGAGTGTGTGCAAGGCGGTGCTGACCTCCTTGAGCTCTACTGCGGACATGGAAATTTTACTATTCCGCTTTCGTTTAAATTTAATAATGTACTTGCCACTGAAATTTCAAAAAGCTCGATCGCAAATGCCTTTAAAAACTGTGAGCTAAACAAGGCTAAAAATATCAAATTTTTACGAATGGATGCTGATGAGCTTATGAGCGCATTTACTGGCGTTAGGGAATTTAATAGACTCAAGGATATAAATTTAAGCGACTTTAACTTCTCGCATGTCCTTGTCGATCCGCCTCGTGCAGGACTAAGCGAAAGTGTCGTAAATTTCATCAAAAATTTTAAAAACATCATCTATATCTCGTGTAATCCAGAGACTCTAAAAGAAAATTTAAAAGAGCTTTGTAAAAGTCATAAAGTGATAAAATTTGCCATTTTTGATCAGTTTGCAAATACTCATCACATCGAGTGTGGCGTGCTACTAAGGGCAAAAGAATAA
- the lon gene encoding endopeptidase La encodes MQINENKGFPTEIPIIVEDELFLYPFMITPLFLSDDENLKALELAIQEETPILVVPTKPQQDGARDFDGIYDAGVIGTIMRRVPLPDGRVKVLFQGIDKGRILKQSGINPLRGIVDMLHVKRPSQVKTDALIVVLREKVRELSQFSHFFPPDLLKTIEESAEAIRVCDLVSSALRLKKQIAYSFFVEENLEQRLLKLIDYVIEEIEANKLQKEIKNKVHSKIDKTNKEYFLKEQLKQIQAELGADTSREEELEEYRKKLDAKKKFMAEDAYKEIKKQIDKLSRMHPDSADANTLQSYLDWVLEIPFENIAKKKSSIAEVSKHLNADHYSLEKPKERIEEYFALRELLELRGVGEKVNNGAILCFAGPPGVGKTSLANSIAKALKRELVRIALGGLEDVNELRGHRRTYIGAMPGRIVQGLIEAKQMNPVVVLDEIDKVGRSYRGDPTAVLLEILDPEQNNKFRDYYLNFNIDLSKIVFIATANDVSMIPAALRDRMEFIELSSYTPQEKFEIAKKYLLPQELKKHGLKPSDVSISKEALELIISDYTRESGVRNLRRKIADILRKVAKNILTKKNEGKISVTAKNLKEFLEKKVYEIEPADKKDQIGLVNGLAWTSVGGDVLRIEAIRIQGKGSMQITGQLGDVMKESAHIAFSVVKVLIDNKKLKVPMAIVPKLDDDKRKLEASDVYRRYDLHLHVPEGAVPKDGPSAGITMATAIASILTDTKVKHDVAMTGEITLSGRVLPIGGLKEKLIAAHKAGIKTALIPRKNYDRDLVDIPAEVKGDMKIIAVDTIEDVLKNALVTKK; translated from the coding sequence TTGCAAATAAACGAAAATAAAGGCTTCCCAACTGAAATTCCCATCATCGTTGAGGACGAGCTATTTTTATATCCATTTATGATAACTCCGCTTTTTTTAAGCGACGATGAAAATTTAAAGGCACTTGAACTCGCCATACAAGAAGAGACTCCGATCCTTGTAGTGCCTACAAAGCCTCAGCAAGACGGCGCTAGAGACTTTGACGGCATATATGACGCAGGCGTTATCGGCACGATAATGCGCCGTGTGCCACTACCTGACGGACGCGTAAAAGTGCTATTTCAGGGCATCGACAAGGGCAGAATTTTAAAACAATCAGGTATAAATCCGCTCCGCGGCATCGTCGATATGCTTCACGTCAAGCGCCCATCACAGGTCAAAACTGACGCTCTCATAGTTGTTTTAAGAGAAAAAGTAAGAGAGCTTTCGCAGTTTAGCCACTTTTTTCCACCAGATCTTTTAAAAACTATCGAAGAGAGTGCTGAAGCGATCAGGGTTTGTGATCTAGTTTCAAGTGCGCTTCGTCTAAAAAAACAGATCGCCTATAGCTTTTTTGTAGAGGAAAATTTAGAGCAACGCCTACTAAAGCTCATCGACTATGTTATAGAAGAGATCGAGGCAAATAAGCTTCAAAAAGAGATAAAAAATAAAGTCCATTCAAAGATCGACAAGACAAATAAAGAGTACTTTTTAAAAGAGCAGCTAAAGCAAATTCAAGCAGAGCTAGGAGCGGATACTAGCCGTGAAGAGGAGCTTGAAGAGTACCGCAAAAAGCTTGACGCGAAGAAGAAATTTATGGCTGAGGACGCCTACAAAGAGATTAAAAAACAAATAGATAAGCTTAGTCGTATGCACCCAGACTCAGCTGACGCAAATACCTTACAAAGCTATCTTGATTGGGTGTTAGAAATTCCATTTGAAAATATAGCTAAGAAAAAGTCCTCTATCGCGGAGGTGAGCAAGCATCTAAATGCCGATCACTACAGTCTTGAAAAGCCAAAAGAGCGCATAGAGGAGTATTTTGCCTTGCGTGAGCTTTTGGAGCTTAGAGGCGTTGGCGAAAAGGTAAATAATGGCGCTATTTTATGCTTTGCAGGTCCTCCAGGCGTGGGTAAAACCAGCCTTGCAAACTCGATCGCAAAGGCACTAAAGCGTGAGCTAGTTAGGATCGCTCTTGGTGGACTCGAGGATGTAAACGAGCTAAGAGGCCACCGCCGCACCTACATAGGCGCTATGCCAGGGCGTATCGTGCAAGGACTCATAGAAGCCAAGCAGATGAATCCAGTAGTTGTTTTAGATGAGATCGATAAGGTTGGTAGAAGCTATAGGGGCGATCCGACCGCTGTTTTACTTGAAATTTTAGATCCTGAGCAAAATAATAAATTTAGAGATTATTATCTAAATTTCAATATTGACCTTAGCAAGATTGTCTTTATAGCCACCGCAAATGATGTGAGTATGATCCCAGCCGCACTTCGAGATAGGATGGAGTTTATCGAGCTTAGCTCATATACCCCACAAGAGAAATTTGAGATCGCTAAGAAATATCTCTTGCCCCAGGAGCTTAAAAAGCACGGGCTAAAACCAAGCGATGTAAGTATCAGCAAAGAGGCGCTTGAGCTAATTATCAGCGACTATACAAGAGAGAGTGGCGTGAGAAATTTACGCCGCAAGATCGCTGATATATTAAGAAAGGTTGCTAAAAATATCCTCACCAAAAAGAATGAGGGCAAGATCAGTGTCACGGCTAAAAATTTAAAAGAATTTTTAGAGAAAAAGGTATATGAGATCGAGCCAGCGGATAAAAAAGATCAGATCGGCTTGGTAAATGGCCTTGCGTGGACTAGTGTCGGAGGCGACGTGCTAAGGATCGAGGCTATCAGGATCCAGGGTAAAGGCAGCATGCAAATCACCGGTCAGCTAGGTGATGTGATGAAAGAGAGCGCTCACATCGCATTTAGCGTCGTTAAAGTGCTGATAGATAACAAAAAGCTAAAAGTGCCGATGGCTATCGTACCAAAATTAGATGACGATAAGCGTAAGCTCGAAGCCAGCGATGTTTATAGGCGCTATGATCTTCACTTACATGTGCCAGAGGGTGCTGTGCCAAAAGACGGTCCAAGTGCTGGCATCACGATGGCAACCGCGATCGCATCTATACTAACCGACACAAAGGTAAAACACGATGTGGCTATGACTGGTGAGATCACGCTAAGTGGCAGAGTGTTGCCGATTGGTGGTCTAAAAGAGAAGCTCATCGCTGCTCACAAAGCTGGCATAAAAACAGCTCTGATACCTCGTAAAAACTACGATCGCGATCTTGTCGATATACCTGCCGAGGTAAAAGGCGACATGAAGATCATTGCCGTAGATACGATAGAAGATGTCTTAAAAAACGCTCTTGTAACTAAAAAATAA
- a CDS encoding methylated-DNA--[protein]-cysteine S-methyltransferase, producing MSKAYLKSPIGILEIVASKNGICEINFVDKFEKIAVKNENLRLCLDELEAYFKGELKKFNIKLDIKTTNFRAKIYEALQKVPYGETTTYAALALAVGHKNAYRAVGSANAKNPVPIIIPCHRVLASSGLGGYSGGDGLPTKIWLLEHEARHK from the coding sequence GTGTCAAAAGCTTACCTAAAATCTCCCATTGGAATTTTAGAGATTGTTGCCAGTAAAAATGGAATTTGTGAGATAAATTTTGTAGATAAATTTGAAAAAATAGCGGTAAAAAATGAAAATTTAAGGCTTTGCCTTGATGAGCTAGAGGCTTATTTTAAGGGTGAGCTTAAAAAATTTAACATAAAGCTTGATATAAAAACAACTAATTTTAGAGCAAAAATTTACGAGGCCTTACAAAAAGTACCATACGGAGAAACGACCACATACGCGGCCCTAGCACTTGCTGTAGGTCACAAAAATGCCTACCGAGCAGTAGGATCAGCCAATGCTAAAAATCCAGTGCCTATCATTATACCTTGCCACAGAGTGCTAGCTAGTAGCGGACTTGGTGGCTACTCTGGTGGAGATGGCTTGCCAACTAAAATTTGGCTACTAGAACACGAAGCAAGGCATAAATAG